The Deinococcus misasensis DSM 22328 DNA window GCAGACCCGGCCTGATTGGCGTTCTGATGTCCGAGTTGCCCCGCCACCCTGAACTGATTGAAGCTTTTGAAGGTCCCATCGGCATTTTGCAAAGTGGCATTCAGATGATCCTGAGGTACCAGCAAGAAGGCCAATTGAAATCCGAGCATCCCTTTCAAACGGCGGTCTCTTTGATTGCCCCCATCATCGTGATGGGGGTTGCCCGAAACCTGCTGCCCTCTGGCATCACCCCTCCCCCACCAGATGCCCGGGAAATCGTGCAAAACTTCCTGCAAGGCCGTGGCCTTTCTGAATCCCAATAAGCCTGAACAACTACCTTGAAGCTCTTGCAACCTCAAAAAAACCATGCTATTATTCCCCTTGCCTAAGTCCGGGTCCTTAGCTCAGTCGGTAGAGCATGCGTCTCCAAAACGCAGGGTCGTAGGTTCGAGTCCTTCAGGGCCCGCCAAATTCTCCCTCCCACAAGGAGGGATTTTTCTTTGCAATCCCACACCCTGAGCAAGCATG harbors:
- a CDS encoding TetR/AcrR family transcriptional regulator produces the protein MTRADTHHRILDATLACILEMGLSGVTTRAIATRAGVNEVTLFRKFGNKNNLLKAVISREASLVASHDIRYTGNLTDDLTRAVTGYIELGQRRPGLIGVLMSELPRHPELIEAFEGPIGILQSGIQMILRYQQEGQLKSEHPFQTAVSLIAPIIVMGVARNLLPSGITPPPPDAREIVQNFLQGRGLSESQ